One Bacteroidales bacterium genomic window, CGCCAAAGGCGGTTTAGTTCAACTTTTATATAAAGATAATATTATTTACCCGAATTCTCAATAATTTCAATTTCTTCAGGTGCCAAACCGTACAACTCATAAACCATTTGGTCTATTTCTTTATTAGGTTGGTGTTTTTTTTTGCAGGTTTTTTATTTATATTTTTACACAGTCTCTCAAGCTTAGGGTTTACAAACACTATTCAACTACAAACCTTGCAGTATGCCGGCTTTTTTGCTCAACTAAGATTTTTTTGTTACCAACAAATTTATTTACCGATTCTTCATTATAGTGTCGTATAGTAATTAATTCCACATTCATATTATATAGTACTTTAAAATCTTTTTTGAGGATTTTAACAATTTTTTCAAATTTATCAGGCACATAATCAACACAAGCAGAAAAACTTATAGCTGAATTTTGAGTAAGGTTTGCTTTTATTTTAAACTTTGCAAATACAGCAAATATTTTACTAATATTTTCCTCAACAATAAATGAAAAATCAACAGGAGAAATTGACACAAGAACTTGTTGTTTTTTTAATATAATAACAGGTGGCAAATTTATAGGTTCTAAAATAGATTTTATTACAGTTCCATTTTCTTCCGGTTTTAAAAAAGACTTAACAAATAATGGTATTTTTTTGTTTTGAAGCGGTTTAATAGTTTTTGGATGAATAATTTTTGCACCAAAATACGACAATTCAATAGCTTCTTCATATGATATCTCGTCTAATTTAATTGATTCATTATATAATTCGGGGTCTGCGGTTAATATTCCTTTTACATTTTTCCAAATAATAACTTTTTCGGCATTTGAAATATATGCTAAAACCGAAGCTGAATAATCAGACCCTTCTCTTCCTAAAGTTGTATTTTTACCGTTTTCAGAAGCTCCAATAAATCCCTGTGTTATATATATAGATGTATTGTTAAAATGAAATTTTTCTTTAAATAAATTTTCTGTCAATCTAAAATCTATTGTTGCATCTCTGTATATATTATCAGTAATCAGTATTTTCCTGATATCTGTCCATAAATTAGAAATCCCCATGCAATTCAAGTATGCAGAAATAATTTTAGTTGAAAGTAATTCTCCAAATGGAACTATCTGGTCATACTCATAATCATAATCTTCGGATGGTTTGGAATTTATTTTTTCTTCAATCTTATTAAATAACAAATTAATCTTATCAAGTATAGTCTCTTTTTTTATAAACAAATCATTGATTATTTCAATATGAAAATTTTTTATTCTTAAAAAAACTTTATAACATTCATTATTGTTTTTATCAAAGTAAAACTGCGTTAACTCTTCAAGATTATTTGTAATTTTATCCATTGCAGATATTACAATTATTATATTCCCTGAAAAATCTTTAACTATTTCTGATAAATTTTTTACTGTTTCTGCACTCTTTACTGATGCTCCCCCGAATTTATGAACTATCATCTAATAAAATTTTTAAACAAATATTAAAACATAATTTTTCCTTATAGAGGATAAAATTAATCTTTTTTACTATATTAATAAATAAAATAATCATATAATAATATATAAAACATATTATTATAGAAATATCCTCTATTTTTTTTAATTTTATAAAATAATTATAAAAATCTTCATTTATGAATGAATATAAAGGAATGACCCTGAACGAATTTATAATTCGCAGACAATCTGATTTTCAGTATGCTACCGGTGAATTATCAAGGTTGCTTAGTCATATTAGTGTTGCATCAAAAATTGTACATCGTGAAGTTAATAAAGCCGGATTGGTTGATATATTAGGAGAAGTAGGAAT contains:
- a CDS encoding aspartate kinase, with product MIVHKFGGASVKSAETVKNLSEIVKDFSGNIIIVISAMDKITNNLEELTQFYFDKNNNECYKVFLRIKNFHIEIINDLFIKKETILDKINLLFNKIEEKINSKPSEDYDYEYDQIVPFGELLSTKIISAYLNCMGISNLWTDIRKILITDNIYRDATIDFRLTENLFKEKFHFNNTSIYITQGFIGASENGKNTTLGREGSDYSASVLAYISNAEKVIIWKNVKGILTADPELYNESIKLDEISYEEAIELSYFGAKIIHPKTIKPLQNKKIPLFVKSFLKPEENGTVIKSILEPINLPPVIILKKQQVLVSISPVDFSFIVEENISKIFAVFAKFKIKANLTQNSAISFSACVDYVPDKFEKIVKILKKDFKVLYNMNVELITIRHYNEESVNKFVGNKKILVEQKSRHTARFVVE